The following proteins are co-located in the Pseudomonas synxantha genome:
- a CDS encoding type II toxin-antitoxin system HipA family toxin, whose translation MSPTEFAQKGNLMSWKPIGNAFVFSAHSVGDPVPVGEVAMHASGFVFRYANSWLARPKAFAIDPLSLPLTPNQYSSTRMFGVLDDATPDNWGRRVLLATHKQHPQNEVEWLLASRGAGVGCLLFSASRNLLPTLHQPPQFEDLEKIMVGLDRVEKGDVDLPVEIARLFEFGSSMGGARPKVTVTHEGKEWIAKFGRSDDVFDQPRAEFASLQMADAAGLPAAGHKLVEVAGKPVLMVERFDRHEGAGREHYVSCNSLVSTEKPRMRVDAVESAVSYSRIADVLKKVSDDATLDMRELYKRMAFNVLIGNSDDHLKQTGLLLTSASGYSLAPVFDVLPHPTQLGLQALIIGNEGRVSSVSNLLSTPERFGLGMDEARSIVTDIYAVVREASGFFEAAGCSGADVSMLSNVCTRFESELMARPPIAVSSKPRLG comes from the coding sequence GTGAGCCCGACCGAATTCGCACAGAAGGGGAACCTGATGTCTTGGAAGCCGATTGGTAACGCATTCGTTTTTTCAGCTCACTCAGTCGGTGATCCGGTCCCTGTTGGTGAGGTGGCCATGCACGCAAGCGGATTCGTTTTTCGCTACGCCAACAGCTGGCTTGCGCGCCCCAAAGCATTTGCGATCGACCCGCTTAGCCTGCCACTGACCCCTAACCAGTATTCCTCGACACGCATGTTTGGTGTGCTCGACGACGCAACGCCCGACAATTGGGGTCGGCGTGTTCTACTGGCGACCCACAAACAGCATCCACAAAACGAAGTTGAATGGCTCCTTGCTTCGCGGGGTGCGGGAGTGGGCTGCCTGCTGTTCAGTGCGTCAAGAAATCTGCTGCCGACTCTGCACCAACCGCCGCAATTTGAAGACCTTGAGAAAATCATGGTGGGCCTTGATCGAGTCGAGAAGGGTGACGTCGACCTGCCCGTGGAAATCGCACGGCTATTCGAGTTTGGAAGCTCCATGGGCGGCGCCAGGCCGAAGGTCACCGTGACTCACGAAGGTAAGGAATGGATTGCTAAATTCGGCCGTAGCGACGATGTTTTCGATCAACCACGTGCTGAATTCGCCAGCCTTCAAATGGCGGATGCGGCAGGTCTACCCGCAGCCGGGCACAAGTTGGTAGAGGTCGCCGGCAAACCGGTTTTGATGGTCGAGCGTTTTGACCGGCATGAGGGGGCTGGGCGCGAGCACTATGTCAGCTGCAATTCGTTAGTCAGCACTGAGAAGCCGCGAATGCGAGTTGACGCGGTGGAGAGTGCCGTTTCCTATTCCAGAATCGCAGACGTTTTGAAGAAGGTCAGCGACGATGCAACGTTAGATATGCGTGAGCTTTACAAGCGCATGGCTTTCAATGTGCTCATCGGCAATAGCGACGATCACCTGAAACAAACCGGACTGCTGTTGACCAGCGCTTCGGGCTATTCCCTTGCGCCAGTATTTGACGTGTTGCCCCACCCGACGCAGCTAGGCCTGCAGGCACTGATCATCGGGAATGAGGGCAGGGTATCGTCGGTCAGCAATTTGCTCAGTACCCCCGAGCGCTTTGGGTTGGGAATGGATGAAGCAAGATCAATCGTCACTGATATTTATGCTGTGGTGCGAGAAGCCTCCGGTTTTTTTGAGGCGGCAGGCTGTAGCGGTGCCGATGTCAGCATGCTTTCCAATGTATGTACCAGGTTTGAATCGGAGCTCATGGCAAGGCCACCCATCGCGGTCAGCAGCAAACCTCGCTTAGGGTGA
- a CDS encoding helix-turn-helix domain-containing protein: MHETGKPYPHKGYISERSAELMRGIGNGIEIARIRRRLKISTICSRAGITRQTYQRLRQGEAGVSLGVLMNVLSAMDLEEGMASIASPELDLVGITMSLAREPDRIRTEGEPDVLEADW, encoded by the coding sequence ATGCATGAAACAGGCAAGCCATACCCCCACAAAGGGTATATCTCAGAGAGAAGCGCTGAACTGATGAGAGGTATCGGGAACGGTATCGAAATAGCCCGCATTCGTCGCCGTTTGAAAATCTCGACCATATGCAGCCGGGCGGGCATTACACGACAGACGTATCAGCGGCTGAGACAGGGCGAGGCCGGCGTATCCCTCGGCGTGCTGATGAATGTGCTTAGCGCGATGGACCTGGAAGAAGGTATGGCGAGCATTGCGTCACCAGAACTTGACCTGGTTGGGATTACCATGAGCCTCGCCCGTGAGCCCGACCGAATTCGCACAGAAGGGGAACCTGATGTCTTGGAAGCCGATTGGTAA
- a CDS encoding DUF3142 domain-containing protein, which translates to MKSLWLGLLLLAGPAFGAVDARDYDAFWLWSGVTPQPVIKQARTLYILQGQINSIRRAPQRGVQLIAQGISVPRITQGEIWVVYRAHTLHWPEQVYIQLLGQVQRWRDAGNPVVGIQIDFDARTQYLHEYANFLRDLRRRLPADLRLSITGLMDWSSNADPAAIAQLKGVVDEVVVQTYQGRHSIPDYAAYLPRMNRMGVPFKIGLIQGGEWEAPGYLQGSEWFRGYVVFLQNP; encoded by the coding sequence GTGAAGTCGCTGTGGCTGGGTTTGCTGTTGCTGGCAGGCCCGGCTTTCGGTGCGGTCGACGCCCGCGACTACGACGCCTTCTGGCTGTGGAGCGGCGTCACACCCCAGCCGGTGATCAAGCAGGCCCGGACACTGTACATCCTCCAGGGCCAGATCAACTCTATTCGCCGCGCGCCCCAACGCGGCGTGCAACTGATCGCCCAGGGCATCAGCGTACCGCGCATTACCCAAGGCGAAATCTGGGTGGTGTACCGCGCCCACACCCTGCACTGGCCGGAACAGGTCTACATCCAACTGCTCGGCCAGGTGCAACGCTGGCGTGACGCTGGCAACCCTGTGGTTGGCATCCAGATCGACTTCGACGCCCGCACCCAATACCTGCACGAATACGCGAACTTCCTGCGCGACCTGCGCCGACGCTTGCCTGCCGACCTGCGCCTGAGCATCACCGGCCTGATGGACTGGAGCAGCAACGCCGACCCGGCCGCCATCGCCCAGCTCAAGGGTGTGGTGGATGAGGTGGTGGTGCAGACGTATCAAGGGCGGCACAGCATCCCGGATTACGCGGCGTACCTGCCACGGATGAACAGAATGGGAGTTCCGTTCAAGATCGGTTTGATTCAAGGCGGCGAGTGGGAGGCGCCAGGATATTTGCAAGGGAGTGAGTGGTTTCGGGGGTATGTGGTGTTTTTGCAGAATCCTTGA
- a CDS encoding glycosyltransferase family 39 protein yields the protein MRRSVVEQNEKAGVLPGSHRLTWEGAAWLSRLWWVPILALAMALRFYHLTSAAIWGDEGSSLLLSEYAAADLWFHAAHDVHPPLYFFLLRGWIEMFGDSIGSIRSMSALPGVAVVGLGIWLTRQLSTRRAAVLAGILLALLPTAVRYSQEVRMYSLLGMWLLGATLALVYWMRQPERTRYLAAYVLLMSAGFYTHYFTALCVLVHWAYLGWPAPGQRLITRPAWWLANTMIVLLYLPWLPNLLDLVQHVDQLKVGGDIGWEDPVDLLSLPSMIWQFVLQDEGVDFWPPLFWFFPLLLIVVVLMTAWHYRPARLLALFFLLPLLLVYGVSLISPVFIERYLTVYALGLPILVALAIDRLPSRWSWLGAALFVLFVGVESVGLKNTFAVDEHDQFNVPVEFVNRNYQEGDRIVLSDMMWYLSYVYYDQTDAQLQLYTPPKPDGTPTRPNAYGFGTLVDQDGGRIYLDSLAALPANTRRVWLISSNETPDDFAPLPAGWRELSRQDGGGARARLFVLCNALAPQPEGCR from the coding sequence GTGCGTCGGTCTGTGGTAGAGCAAAACGAAAAAGCCGGGGTGCTGCCTGGCTCCCATCGCCTGACCTGGGAGGGTGCTGCTTGGCTCAGCCGTCTCTGGTGGGTGCCGATCCTGGCGCTGGCCATGGCCCTGCGGTTTTACCATCTAACGTCGGCGGCGATCTGGGGCGACGAAGGGTCAAGCCTGTTGCTTAGCGAATACGCCGCGGCCGACCTGTGGTTTCACGCGGCCCATGATGTGCATCCGCCGCTGTATTTCTTCCTGCTGCGCGGCTGGATCGAAATGTTCGGCGACAGCATCGGGTCGATTCGCAGCATGAGTGCGCTGCCAGGTGTGGCCGTGGTTGGATTGGGCATTTGGCTGACGCGGCAACTGTCTACCCGACGCGCGGCAGTATTGGCGGGGATCCTGCTGGCGCTGCTGCCCACGGCGGTGCGCTACAGCCAGGAAGTGCGCATGTATTCGCTGCTGGGCATGTGGCTGCTAGGCGCGACGCTGGCGCTGGTGTACTGGATGCGCCAACCCGAACGCACGCGCTATCTAGCGGCGTATGTGCTGTTGATGAGCGCCGGTTTCTATACCCATTATTTCACCGCGTTGTGCGTACTGGTGCATTGGGCCTACCTGGGGTGGCCGGCGCCGGGCCAACGCTTGATCACGCGCCCTGCATGGTGGCTGGCCAACACCATGATTGTGCTGCTGTACCTGCCTTGGCTGCCGAACCTGTTGGATTTGGTGCAACACGTCGACCAGCTCAAAGTGGGCGGGGACATTGGCTGGGAGGATCCGGTCGACCTGCTATCCCTGCCGTCGATGATCTGGCAGTTCGTGCTTCAGGATGAAGGCGTGGATTTCTGGCCGCCGCTGTTCTGGTTCTTTCCCCTGCTATTGATAGTGGTTGTGTTGATGACGGCCTGGCACTATCGGCCGGCGCGCCTGCTGGCACTGTTTTTCCTGCTGCCGCTGTTGCTGGTATATGGCGTTTCGCTTATCTCGCCGGTGTTTATCGAGCGTTACCTCACCGTCTACGCCCTGGGCTTGCCGATCCTCGTGGCTCTGGCTATCGACCGCCTGCCTTCACGTTGGTCATGGTTGGGGGCGGCGCTGTTCGTGCTGTTTGTCGGCGTGGAGTCCGTGGGGTTGAAGAACACCTTCGCTGTGGATGAACACGACCAATTCAATGTGCCGGTGGAGTTCGTCAATCGCAATTATCAGGAAGGCGACCGCATCGTCCTCAGCGACATGATGTGGTACCTCAGCTACGTGTACTACGACCAGACCGACGCACAGCTGCAGCTCTACACCCCGCCCAAACCCGACGGCACGCCGACCCGGCCGAATGCCTACGGCTTCGGCACCCTGGTGGACCAGGATGGTGGGCGCATCTATCTCGATTCTTTGGCGGCGTTACCGGCCAATACCCGGCGCGTATGGTTGATCAGCAGCAACGAAACACCGGACGACTTTGCCCCGCTGCCCGCAGGCTGGCGCGAACTCAGTCGCCAGGACGGTGGCGGAGCGCGGGCGCGCCTGTTCGTGCTGTGCAACGCACTGGCGCCGCAACCTGAAGGCTGCCGCTAG
- a CDS encoding DUF2789 domain-containing protein, whose amino-acid sequence MESPVHSLPALFKQLGLPDDPVSIEQFVASHSPLKPDLKLADAFFWSNAQKAFLREEILDDADWAVVVDELNLMLRGGRGV is encoded by the coding sequence ATGGAATCGCCAGTACACAGCTTGCCGGCTTTGTTCAAACAGCTTGGCCTGCCAGACGATCCGGTCAGCATTGAGCAATTTGTCGCCTCTCATTCGCCCCTCAAGCCGGATTTGAAACTCGCCGATGCGTTTTTTTGGAGCAACGCCCAGAAGGCGTTTTTGCGTGAGGAGATTCTGGACGATGCGGATTGGGCGGTGGTGGTGGATGAGTTGAATCTGATGTTGCGGGGTGGGCGAGGGGTGTAA